The following proteins come from a genomic window of bacterium:
- a CDS encoding thioredoxin domain-containing protein gives MKLFITATLLLVMLRANISFADIITLTTGYQMKGVITKQTDDYVKIRLEGGEMKFSMDKVESIEKQSDIENLKLLKKSHVNPSKNNPVAKTTALKKPKKEQKISSGKKVAIEDYLVDGYVVIFDFYADWCGPCKSIAPRLEKIINKYDDVILRKIDIVNWESEVVKQYNIRSVPNIWVFDKKGKKTGSPTHDINTVEKYVEKAR, from the coding sequence TTGAAACTATTTATAACCGCTACTCTATTGCTTGTTATGCTGCGCGCAAATATATCATTTGCCGATATTATAACACTGACAACAGGATATCAAATGAAAGGCGTTATAACAAAGCAAACAGATGATTATGTAAAAATCCGGCTTGAAGGGGGCGAAATGAAATTCTCAATGGACAAAGTCGAATCCATTGAAAAACAGTCGGACATAGAGAACCTGAAATTGCTTAAGAAATCCCATGTTAATCCATCCAAAAATAATCCTGTCGCAAAAACAACCGCCTTAAAAAAACCAAAAAAAGAACAGAAAATATCTTCCGGCAAAAAAGTCGCTATAGAAGATTATCTCGTAGATGGTTATGTAGTGATATTCGACTTTTATGCTGACTGGTGCGGGCCATGCAAAAGCATAGCGCCCCGGCTTGAAAAAATTATTAATAAATACGATGACGTGATATTAAGGAAAATCGATATTGTGAACTGGGAAAGCGAAGTGGTAAAACAGTATAATATAAGAAGTGTCCCCAACATATGGGTTTTCGATAAAAAGGGAAAAAAAACAGGAAGTCCGACCCACGACATCAACACAGTTGAGAAGTATGTGGAAAAAGCAAGGTAG
- a CDS encoding PQQ-like beta-propeller repeat protein, with protein MREVKCECGHIIIIPPDYVLDETTCPACGKQVQISSSGTHTSATAPENNHSKLKIKRTPSNPPPGIEQKVIGKCNTCGKEITAEMRNKYGYFCSEECKTKVSSLTEKLAQKSAREIGAREERVSKISSLIKKTILLVLLIVAGAAIYEIFFKYKASESWSLNIDDKGAIKASIAESGIAYLLTEKDVILELDTSNGSITQENPIGKSIDINQQNFIFSFLSDFLPTTMTLAKNGDILINSHSYFARYSRQEHKTLWVKNASAGKIAQDSKYIATLDISGIVNDASIDSFIMPSSGSTSITLYDIETGKEIRKITVDSQVVSCAIANNFVFASTLKTSFEDNKFNKEETVKCFSIKDGSEKWSKEAMGLLYSLNNTVLLVSASGTEILSLEGKTLWKSEREMYFLSMINDKYILLNTTNSLSLLDSKTFHLIWSESSAGLKPVQITNNYLVVEKLAFETPPPSDKPNLKAVQAGTPDLTSIFNDFEDMLDGKKDIKASSASEMAAKIAEQMKENGKDIPRIKSAVLSFIKLPDGVVEKNVNIEGSETKINEKLIATIKSEFNFNVMDAVSGFNALDFDVTFYLFNIEGKKLWRYPTLNMGNILHVTDKGVLAQTYNTDFTGKSLRKYDIKLFFLKK; from the coding sequence ATGAGAGAAGTTAAGTGCGAATGCGGCCATATAATCATAATTCCGCCGGATTATGTCCTAGATGAAACAACATGCCCGGCCTGCGGAAAGCAGGTCCAAATTTCTTCATCAGGGACCCATACTTCCGCGACAGCTCCGGAAAACAATCATTCCAAGCTTAAAATAAAGCGGACACCATCTAATCCGCCGCCGGGCATAGAGCAAAAAGTCATAGGCAAATGCAATACATGCGGTAAAGAGATAACCGCTGAAATGAGAAACAAATATGGATATTTCTGCTCGGAAGAATGCAAAACCAAAGTTTCATCTTTAACAGAAAAACTTGCTCAAAAAAGCGCCAGGGAAATAGGCGCCAGAGAGGAAAGGGTGTCAAAAATTTCCTCGCTTATTAAAAAGACCATCCTTCTGGTTCTTCTTATAGTCGCAGGAGCAGCCATATATGAAATTTTCTTCAAATATAAAGCGAGCGAATCATGGTCCCTTAATATTGATGACAAAGGGGCAATAAAAGCTTCGATCGCGGAAAGCGGAATCGCATACCTGCTGACGGAAAAAGATGTAATTCTGGAATTGGATACTTCAAACGGCAGTATCACCCAGGAAAACCCCATAGGCAAATCAATTGATATAAACCAGCAAAATTTTATCTTTTCCTTTTTGTCCGACTTTCTGCCGACAACCATGACTTTAGCCAAAAACGGCGATATACTGATTAATTCACATTCTTACTTCGCCAGATATTCAAGACAAGAACACAAAACTCTCTGGGTAAAAAACGCGAGCGCAGGGAAAATCGCGCAGGACAGCAAATATATCGCTACCCTGGATATCTCCGGCATAGTTAACGACGCGTCTATTGATTCCTTCATTATGCCGTCATCAGGCTCAACGTCTATCACTCTTTATGACATAGAAACCGGAAAAGAAATCCGGAAAATCACAGTGGATTCACAGGTAGTTTCATGCGCGATAGCAAACAATTTTGTATTCGCATCCACACTGAAAACTTCATTTGAAGACAATAAGTTCAACAAAGAAGAAACCGTTAAATGTTTTTCAATAAAAGACGGCTCGGAAAAGTGGTCAAAAGAAGCAATGGGATTGCTTTATTCTCTGAATAATACCGTCCTTTTAGTAAGCGCTTCAGGAACTGAAATCCTCAGCCTTGAAGGGAAAACCCTGTGGAAAAGTGAAAGGGAAATGTATTTTCTGAGCATGATAAATGATAAATATATCCTTCTTAATACTACAAACAGCCTTTCACTTTTAGACTCAAAGACTTTTCACCTTATATGGAGTGAGAGCTCCGCCGGTTTAAAGCCCGTACAAATCACCAACAATTACCTGGTGGTGGAAAAATTAGCATTTGAAACTCCGCCGCCATCGGATAAGCCCAATCTGAAAGCCGTTCAGGCGGGCACGCCGGATTTAACCTCGATTTTCAATGATTTTGAAGATATGCTCGACGGCAAAAAAGATATCAAAGCCAGTTCGGCATCGGAGATGGCCGCAAAAATCGCGGAGCAGATGAAAGAAAACGGAAAGGACATTCCCCGGATAAAAAGCGCTGTCCTGTCATTTATAAAACTTCCCGATGGCGTGGTGGAAAAAAACGTAAATATTGAAGGCAGCGAGACAAAGATAAATGAAAAACTTATAGCGACAATTAAAAGCGAATTTAACTTTAATGTCATGGATGCGGTATCGGGTTTCAACGCGCTTGATTTTGACGTTACATTCTATCTTTTCAATATCGAAGGAAAAAAGCTCTGGAGATATCCCACTCTTAATATGGGAAACATACTCCATGTAACCGATAAAGGTGTTTTAGCCCAGACATACAACACCGACTTCACGGGAAAATCGCTAAGAAAATATGATATAAAACTTTTCTTTCTTAAAAAATAA
- a CDS encoding sulfide-dependent adenosine diphosphate thiazole synthase produces MKLDEVTVTRAILDSYFGKLKDYSDTDVVIAGGGPAGICAGYYLAKKGIKVALFERKLSVGGGMWGGGMMFNSIVVQQEGKEILDAFSIGSDEYESGYYTSDSIEAVTALTYKAVKAGLKIFNCMSVEDVMIDEKENITGVVINWSPVEIANLHVDPLCIRSKYIIEATGHPCEVAKVIVRKVGKKLFTKTGDLMGEGSMNAEAGEKAILENTKEFYKNAYVAGMSCNAVFGAPRMGPVFGGMLLSGKKVAEIIASKLGK; encoded by the coding sequence ATGAAATTGGATGAAGTTACTGTAACAAGAGCGATTCTAGACTCTTATTTCGGCAAATTAAAAGACTATTCGGATACGGATGTTGTAATAGCGGGAGGCGGACCTGCGGGTATCTGCGCCGGATATTATCTCGCTAAAAAAGGCATTAAAGTTGCTTTATTTGAGAGGAAGCTTTCCGTTGGCGGCGGGATGTGGGGCGGCGGAATGATGTTTAACAGCATTGTCGTCCAGCAGGAGGGGAAGGAAATCTTAGATGCATTTTCAATAGGTTCCGATGAATATGAAAGCGGTTATTATACCTCCGATTCAATCGAAGCCGTGACAGCGCTGACTTATAAAGCGGTAAAGGCGGGGCTTAAGATATTTAACTGTATGAGCGTTGAAGATGTGATGATAGATGAAAAAGAGAACATAACGGGAGTTGTCATAAACTGGTCGCCTGTTGAAATCGCAAATCTCCATGTTGACCCTCTTTGTATAAGGTCCAAATATATCATTGAAGCGACAGGGCATCCCTGTGAAGTGGCGAAAGTCATAGTAAGAAAAGTCGGGAAAAAACTTTTCACGAAAACAGGCGATTTGATGGGCGAAGGCTCGATGAACGCGGAAGCGGGCGAGAAAGCAATCCTTGAGAACACAAAAGAGTTTTATAAAAACGCGTATGTTGCGGGAATGTCCTGCAACGCGGTTTTCGGCGCTCCCAGGATGGGCCCTGTGTTCGGCGGGATGCTCCTTTCCGGAAAAAAAGTCGCCGAAATAATAGCGTCTAAACTGGGGAAATAA
- a CDS encoding nucleotidyltransferase family protein — MEAQQDYKELLELLNKHKADYVIVGAYALAFHGYPRYTGDLDILVKTDKPNAEKILSAIREFGFESLDISLNDFSSPGKVVQLGVPPVRIDVITSITGVGWERISPNRIKGEYGGVPVYFIGKSEFIANKKVIGRHKDLADVEAIEKENNT; from the coding sequence ATGGAAGCGCAGCAAGATTACAAAGAACTGTTAGAGTTATTAAACAAGCATAAAGCCGATTATGTCATTGTTGGAGCTTATGCTTTGGCATTTCACGGGTACCCGAGGTATACCGGGGATTTAGATATTCTGGTTAAAACCGATAAACCCAACGCAGAAAAGATACTTTCCGCAATCAGAGAGTTCGGTTTTGAGTCGCTGGATATTTCGCTAAACGATTTTTCTTCGCCGGGAAAAGTCGTCCAGTTGGGTGTTCCCCCTGTGCGAATAGATGTTATTACATCAATAACAGGTGTTGGCTGGGAGCGTATTTCCCCTAACAGGATTAAAGGCGAATACGGCGGTGTTCCGGTGTATTTCATCGGCAAAAGTGAATTTATCGCCAATAAAAAAGTTATCGGCAGGCATAAAGATCTGGCTGATGTTGAAGCCATTGAGAAGGAAAACAATACCTGA